In Candidatus Bathyarchaeota archaeon, a single genomic region encodes these proteins:
- a CDS encoding hydroxymethylglutaryl-CoA reductase, degradative, with protein sequence MAKSSRIPGFYKLSPEERLRVVADFAGLTDEEIALLKNTGSLELSLADRMIENVIGVMHIPLGVAVNFLINGKDYMVPMAIEEPSVVAAASNAARIARVKGGFQASTTKPIMIGQIQLVKVPDPYGARYTILAHKDEILEKANEQDPILVKLGGGAKDLEVRVIDTDVGPMVITHLLVDVKDAMGANAVNTMAEAVAPMIEKLTGGRVYLRIVSNLAVYRLARARAVFDKDALGGEEAVEGIIYAYNFAKSDPFRCATHNKGIMNGIIAVALATGNDTRALESGAHAYAARTGRYQPLTTWEVNEDGDLVGTIEIPLAVGIIGGATKSNPLARVCLKILGVKTASELAEVMASVGLAQNLAALRALATEGIQRGHMKLHARNIAIMAGATGRLIDEVARRMVEERKIRIDRAKEILEELLKKE encoded by the coding sequence TTGGCGAAGTCGTCTCGGATTCCGGGTTTCTACAAGCTCAGTCCTGAGGAAAGGCTACGTGTAGTAGCCGATTTCGCGGGTCTGACCGACGAGGAGATTGCTCTACTTAAGAATACAGGAAGCTTAGAGCTTAGTCTCGCGGATAGGATGATAGAGAACGTTATAGGGGTTATGCATATACCGCTGGGTGTAGCCGTGAACTTTCTGATAAACGGTAAAGATTATATGGTGCCTATGGCGATAGAGGAGCCGAGCGTCGTAGCGGCTGCGAGTAACGCGGCTAGAATAGCTAGGGTTAAGGGAGGATTCCAAGCATCGACGACCAAGCCGATTATGATAGGGCAGATCCAGCTCGTCAAGGTTCCAGACCCCTATGGAGCGAGATACACTATACTAGCCCACAAGGATGAGATACTCGAGAAGGCTAACGAGCAGGACCCGATACTTGTCAAACTAGGCGGAGGTGCTAAAGACCTGGAGGTCAGGGTTATAGATACGGATGTAGGGCCGATGGTGATAACCCATCTTCTAGTCGATGTCAAGGACGCCATGGGAGCCAATGCGGTCAACACGATGGCCGAGGCCGTAGCGCCTATGATCGAGAAGCTTACGGGCGGCAGGGTGTATCTCCGTATAGTTTCTAACTTAGCCGTCTATAGGCTTGCGAGAGCTAGGGCCGTATTCGATAAAGATGCCTTGGGCGGCGAAGAAGCTGTCGAGGGGATAATCTACGCGTACAACTTCGCGAAATCAGACCCCTTCAGATGCGCAACCCATAACAAGGGAATAATGAACGGTATAATAGCCGTCGCCTTAGCCACCGGGAACGACACAAGGGCTTTAGAGTCTGGGGCCCACGCCTACGCCGCCAGGACAGGGAGATACCAGCCCCTAACCACTTGGGAGGTTAACGAAGACGGTGACCTAGTGGGCACGATAGAAATACCCTTAGCCGTCGGGATCATAGGCGGCGCGACTAAGTCTAATCCACTCGCGCGGGTATGTCTTAAGATATTGGGCGTTAAGACAGCTTCTGAACTCGCGGAGGTTATGGCTTCGGTCGGGTTAGCCCAGAACCTAGCGGCCTTAAGGGCTTTAGCCACAGAAGGTATCCAGAGAGGACATATGAAGTTGCACGCCAGGAACATAGCTATAATGGCGGGAGCGACCGGCCGATTGATAGATGAGGTCGCTCGAAGAATGGTGGAAGAACGTAAGATAAGGATAGATAGGGCCAAGGAAATACTCGAAGAGCTTTTGAAGAAGGAGTAA
- a CDS encoding helix-turn-helix transcriptional regulator — protein MNQILEKLRKIEEEVAELRRRVEKLEGGSKNEILDRIFRMQKEVPTVEGYDIWSVIIAKEKGSPYVSTGCFSTAGIPHNLPPEDLANLSLALAHPARIVLLKELRTSKYASELEKMFSDKYGALYHHLSVLRKMNMIRQEKERGKYAATVVGVAALLFLNMLASMLNALKKESSENRSSE, from the coding sequence ATGAACCAAATTTTAGAAAAACTTAGGAAAATCGAAGAAGAGGTAGCTGAGCTGAGGAGACGTGTGGAGAAGCTTGAAGGAGGGTCTAAGAATGAAATACTCGATAGGATTTTCCGTATGCAGAAGGAGGTTCCTACAGTAGAGGGATACGACATATGGTCTGTAATAATAGCCAAAGAAAAAGGTTCCCCTTATGTGAGTACGGGATGCTTCAGTACCGCAGGTATTCCCCATAATCTCCCTCCTGAAGACTTAGCCAACCTATCTTTAGCCTTAGCCCATCCTGCTAGAATAGTTCTTCTAAAAGAATTGAGAACCTCAAAGTACGCATCTGAGCTTGAAAAGATGTTCTCAGATAAATATGGAGCACTTTACCACCATCTAAGTGTGCTTCGGAAAATGAACATGATCAGGCAAGAGAAAGAGCGGGGGAAATACGCAGCTACGGTAGTAGGCGTAGCGGCTCTACTATTTCTAAACATGCTAGCCTCTATGCTAAACGCATTAAAAAAGGAGTCTTCGGAAAACAGGTCCTCTGAGTAG
- a CDS encoding chloride channel protein: MDLIRYLRRRCQFPERCEKWLVLDLLGAVAGIAGGLGAIVFRKMIAFNKWLFFDLLLPNISTKVFGFNYALIVIPALGGLIVGPIIMKFAPETKGHGVPEVMEAVALKGGRIRKRVALLKILVSSVTIGSGGSAGREGPIAQIGASIGSLLGEVFKLDSRDIRLLVVCGLSAGIAGTFNAPLGGALFGMEILYRGIGLFNAVPVVLASVIGAAVASAYLGAKPSFNASNLTFTNPSELIYYFVLGVVFGVLAVIWVKLFYLIEDGFAKLRVPDHYKPALGGLMTGFLGMLMPTYGIMGVGYEGVNQVLAGKIPLLLLLILGFSKMVATAFTIGSGGSGGIFAPSLYIGSMFGGALGLIFHQISPEVVTQPFTYSLAGMAALFAGAAQAPLNVMIMIPEMSDDYSLLPPLMVSSTTSFIVAWLFLRGSSIYTLKLEHRGVKLRMGRAFILESIKVEEVMSREVTPVRAEMPLSALELLMEETRYHGFPVVERNRLIGIVTFRDIVKVPREERDKVKVKDILTKKLVVTYPDETVQEALDKMYRENVGRLPVVDRSNPHRLVGIITRSDIIRAYEIAITRIQE, from the coding sequence ATGGATCTTATACGGTATTTAAGGAGGAGGTGTCAGTTTCCTGAACGCTGTGAGAAATGGCTAGTTTTAGACCTTTTAGGAGCCGTCGCTGGAATAGCCGGAGGACTAGGAGCTATAGTGTTTAGGAAGATGATAGCGTTTAATAAATGGTTGTTCTTTGACCTTCTATTGCCTAATATTTCCACTAAGGTTTTTGGATTCAATTATGCCCTCATAGTCATTCCGGCCTTAGGAGGTCTTATAGTAGGCCCTATCATAATGAAATTTGCTCCGGAGACTAAGGGACATGGTGTTCCCGAGGTCATGGAGGCTGTTGCGTTAAAGGGAGGAAGAATAAGGAAACGTGTGGCTCTCTTAAAGATTCTCGTGTCGTCTGTCACCATCGGTTCCGGTGGAAGTGCTGGAAGAGAGGGGCCCATAGCTCAGATAGGGGCCTCGATCGGCTCGCTTTTAGGAGAGGTTTTTAAACTCGATTCCCGTGACATACGTCTTCTTGTCGTCTGCGGTCTGTCGGCTGGAATAGCGGGAACCTTTAACGCACCTCTTGGAGGCGCGTTATTTGGCATGGAGATACTCTATCGTGGGATAGGATTGTTTAATGCTGTGCCCGTTGTCCTCGCCTCCGTTATAGGCGCTGCAGTAGCTTCAGCCTATCTAGGCGCTAAGCCGTCGTTCAACGCATCTAACCTTACGTTTACGAACCCATCGGAACTCATATACTATTTCGTTCTCGGAGTAGTCTTCGGCGTGCTAGCAGTCATCTGGGTGAAGCTATTCTACCTAATCGAAGACGGATTTGCTAAGCTCAGAGTCCCTGACCATTACAAACCTGCTTTGGGCGGGCTTATGACAGGCTTTCTGGGCATGCTTATGCCGACCTATGGTATTATGGGTGTAGGCTACGAAGGGGTTAACCAAGTACTCGCTGGGAAAATCCCACTACTTTTACTATTGATATTGGGATTTTCTAAGATGGTTGCGACAGCGTTTACCATAGGCTCCGGAGGAAGCGGCGGCATCTTTGCACCGAGCCTTTATATAGGCTCTATGTTCGGTGGGGCATTAGGTCTAATTTTCCATCAGATCTCACCCGAGGTCGTCACCCAACCGTTTACCTATTCTTTAGCCGGTATGGCTGCTCTCTTCGCAGGTGCGGCTCAAGCACCGTTAAACGTTATGATAATGATTCCAGAGATGTCTGACGACTACTCCTTATTACCACCGCTTATGGTATCTTCAACCACGAGTTTCATAGTGGCTTGGCTGTTCCTGAGAGGCTCCTCCATTTACACGCTTAAACTCGAGCATAGAGGTGTTAAGCTTAGAATGGGTAGAGCGTTTATCCTTGAAAGTATTAAGGTGGAGGAGGTAATGAGTAGGGAGGTAACTCCTGTTAGAGCTGAAATGCCCCTCTCGGCATTAGAGCTCCTCATGGAGGAAACACGGTATCATGGCTTTCCGGTAGTCGAGCGGAACAGGCTTATCGGTATAGTGACTTTCAGAGATATCGTGAAAGTCCCTCGCGAGGAGAGAGATAAAGTCAAGGTTAAAGACATTTTAACTAAAAAACTAGTAGTGACCTATCCGGATGAAACGGTGCAAGAGGCTCTAGATAAGATGTATAGGGAGAATGTCGGTAGACTTCCGGTCGTTGACAGGTCAAACCCACATCGTCTCGTCGGAATAATCACCCGTTCAGACATCATAAGGGCGTATGAAATAGCTATAACGAGGATACAAGAGTAA
- a CDS encoding SIS domain-containing protein — MPYTYERLVSLVEEFKLPSSEKVELLKGFLESSRRILCVGVGRSGENAEVFSRFLRNLGFEQVYGPEETPYVIRESDVLVAFSGSGVTTYTLETAKIAHEANAKVVALTSDPESPLARISDLVIEIPGKKRLDYHAEDYYARQLAGIVYAPLTPMGTLYELRTLLFSLSFIGSFLGGSVEGWFQKILAGLKDYKPSQRDFQTLYHALPKPRSRLNPWTGKTVVVGEGFSGVVGSFFVTRLRHCCKPGEDRECYFWRDKGSVAVGYKDMVLIISGSGRYMPALMARKAKAKGSRVVAITSYPDSPLAESSDAVIVVPGRVIYKLKGLRSSYLPKNPIESIFELRTLFFLESFIYLLARKEGITEYDMVTKHSDFT, encoded by the coding sequence ATGCCGTATACATATGAAAGACTGGTTTCGCTGGTGGAAGAGTTTAAGCTTCCAAGCTCTGAGAAGGTTGAGCTTCTTAAAGGCTTTCTCGAAAGCTCGAGGAGAATCCTATGCGTAGGTGTAGGCAGGTCTGGTGAAAACGCCGAGGTTTTCTCGAGATTCCTTAGAAACCTTGGGTTTGAGCAGGTCTACGGACCTGAAGAGACCCCCTATGTGATAAGGGAATCCGATGTGCTCGTGGCTTTTTCAGGGAGCGGTGTGACGACTTACACCCTAGAGACTGCTAAGATCGCCCATGAGGCAAACGCCAAAGTCGTCGCCTTAACGTCAGACCCTGAAAGTCCCTTAGCGAGGATCTCAGACTTAGTAATAGAGATACCTGGGAAAAAGAGGCTAGACTACCATGCTGAAGACTATTATGCTAGACAGTTAGCAGGTATAGTGTATGCCCCCTTGACCCCGATGGGTACTCTATACGAGCTCAGGACGCTTCTCTTCTCGCTGAGCTTCATAGGCTCTTTCCTCGGAGGATCTGTCGAAGGCTGGTTTCAAAAGATCCTGGCTGGGTTAAAGGATTATAAGCCGTCTCAGAGAGACTTCCAGACTCTTTACCATGCACTACCTAAGCCTAGAAGCCGTCTAAACCCGTGGACGGGTAAAACTGTTGTCGTGGGTGAAGGGTTTTCAGGTGTAGTAGGGTCTTTCTTCGTGACGAGGCTGAGACACTGTTGTAAACCCGGTGAGGACCGTGAATGCTACTTCTGGAGGGATAAAGGTAGTGTAGCCGTAGGATACAAAGATATGGTTCTAATAATATCTGGCTCTGGTAGGTATATGCCGGCTCTCATGGCTAGAAAGGCCAAAGCTAAAGGTTCAAGAGTAGTTGCGATAACATCCTATCCCGATAGTCCTCTAGCTGAAAGTAGCGACGCTGTGATCGTTGTCCCAGGCAGAGTAATATATAAACTTAAAGGGCTTAGGAGTAGTTACCTACCTAAAAATCCCATAGAGTCGATTTTCGAACTTAGAACACTCTTCTTCCTAGAAAGTTTCATATATCTCTTAGCGAGAAAAGAAGGGATAACAGAGTATGATATGGTAACAAAGCACTCAGATTTTACATAA
- a CDS encoding aminopeptidase P family protein, with the protein MNYGRRVEKVKEKLSEENVDVFMLTDPKNVRYLTGFEGGALFVFSDSKPTLLVPMLSLEEAEDEARGVYIEPLQVGEPFRKGMVKVLRDVGASTVFYDGLSISDYKSLESEGFKLRDGSGYLSELRRVKDPEEIKLIREASRLTRELMELLIEHAKPGVTECDLARMADAFLRNRGLEHAFPIIVVSGSRTSRPHGKPSLKKILEGEPVTIDAGVYYMGYCADMTRSFAVGENPEYEKVVEDVQEAQERALELVRADVPCRHVDEAAREFLDAKGYRGLFIHSLGHGVGLEIHEPPRLNPSSDEKLVEGDVITIEPGVYIKRKYGCRIEDTVLVLKDRFELLTRV; encoded by the coding sequence ATGAACTATGGACGTAGGGTTGAGAAGGTTAAAGAGAAGTTATCGGAGGAGAACGTGGATGTCTTCATGCTGACAGACCCTAAAAACGTGAGGTATCTCACGGGCTTCGAGGGAGGGGCTCTCTTCGTATTTTCTGATTCTAAGCCTACACTTCTAGTTCCTATGTTAAGCCTCGAAGAAGCGGAGGATGAGGCCCGGGGAGTTTACATCGAGCCGCTACAGGTGGGCGAACCCTTCAGAAAGGGTATGGTGAAGGTTTTGAGAGACGTCGGGGCGTCGACCGTATTCTACGATGGGCTTTCCATATCGGATTACAAAAGCCTAGAATCAGAAGGATTTAAGCTTCGAGACGGCTCCGGCTACTTGTCGGAGCTTAGGAGAGTTAAAGACCCTGAGGAGATAAAGCTCATAAGGGAGGCTTCAAGGCTTACCAGAGAGCTTATGGAGCTGCTGATCGAGCATGCTAAGCCCGGTGTGACAGAGTGCGACCTGGCTAGGATGGCGGATGCCTTTCTCAGAAATAGGGGGTTAGAGCATGCGTTCCCGATCATAGTGGTCTCGGGGTCTAGGACCTCTAGACCTCACGGTAAACCGTCGCTTAAGAAGATTCTAGAGGGGGAGCCGGTGACCATAGACGCAGGGGTATACTACATGGGCTATTGCGCCGATATGACTAGGAGCTTCGCGGTTGGTGAAAACCCCGAGTATGAAAAGGTTGTGGAAGACGTACAGGAGGCTCAAGAGAGGGCTTTGGAGCTAGTCAGAGCGGATGTACCATGTAGACATGTCGATGAGGCGGCTAGGGAATTTCTCGACGCTAAAGGATACAGAGGGCTTTTCATCCACAGTCTTGGCCATGGCGTAGGCTTAGAGATACATGAGCCTCCGAGGCTGAACCCGTCGAGTGACGAGAAGCTTGTAGAGGGAGACGTAATCACTATAGAGCCCGGAGTCTACATCAAAAGAAAATACGGATGCAGAATAGAGGATACAGTCCTAGTCCTTAAAGATAGGTTTGAACTGCTCACGCGGGTTTAA
- a CDS encoding S-methyl-5'-thioinosine phosphorylase translates to MVGLWRALILGSGFEEALEPLEVYRVDTPFGSATTVYRVSLEKLDVLVLPRHGPRHESPPHKVDYRANLWSLKKLGAERILAVNTVGAINPIMKPGDLAVPHDLIDFTKSRAYTFYDSAPVVHIDFTEPYCRELRMLLVESARKLAGKVWDRAVYVCTEGPRFETPAEVRMFRILGGDLVGMTGCPEASLARELGLCYASLCLISNMAAGLQSRVTSEEVAKIASKKRKVILEVLKDALKRMSRDRNCGCGIHKGAEFKV, encoded by the coding sequence ATGGTGGGCCTATGGAGGGCTCTCATATTAGGCTCAGGATTTGAAGAGGCTTTAGAGCCCTTAGAGGTCTATCGTGTCGATACGCCTTTCGGCTCTGCGACGACGGTCTACCGAGTTTCTCTGGAGAAGCTCGATGTTTTGGTGCTTCCTAGGCATGGTCCTAGACACGAGAGCCCTCCCCACAAGGTCGATTACAGAGCCAACCTATGGTCTTTGAAGAAGCTTGGAGCCGAGAGGATACTGGCAGTCAACACAGTCGGAGCCATAAACCCTATCATGAAACCAGGAGACCTAGCGGTTCCCCACGACCTCATAGACTTCACGAAGAGCCGAGCCTACACGTTCTACGATTCCGCGCCGGTCGTTCATATAGACTTCACGGAACCATACTGTAGGGAGCTTAGGATGCTTCTTGTGGAGTCTGCGCGTAAACTCGCCGGAAAGGTCTGGGACAGAGCCGTATATGTGTGCACTGAGGGACCTCGGTTTGAAACCCCTGCGGAGGTCAGGATGTTCAGGATCCTAGGAGGCGACCTAGTCGGTATGACAGGTTGCCCTGAGGCTTCTCTAGCTAGAGAGCTAGGTCTGTGCTATGCATCTCTATGTCTCATATCTAACATGGCCGCCGGACTACAGAGCCGCGTAACCTCGGAAGAAGTCGCGAAGATCGCGTCAAAAAAGAGGAAAGTAATCCTTGAGGTGTTGAAAGACGCGTTGAAACGCATGTCCAGAGATCGAAACTGCGGATGCGGTATACATAAAGGCGCTGAATTCAAAGTTTAA
- a CDS encoding DUF373 family protein gives MSKSDERPMRFLVICVDRDDDLGVKTGIKSPVIGKENVLEAGLKLIMTDPEEADANTMFEAVRIMENLQAKDKENVYEVAVLTGSREDDIEADRRISEGLRQILEVYPADAVILVSDGYTDQQVFPIIQSQVPIISVRRFAVKHSQSLETSWYIITRYLSMLLQDPRYTKWTLGLPGIIVLFLSILYVLTLFYPEIPLLPYTTAAVLIIVGLTLFIKGFEIDKSISYVFSEVASRPSILIRVFGYVAGIIICGLGVSQGFSSVAENVPLESLTDIQMFMKYFNVIIASFIEGVSSFLLMGFSVMLAGRALFDYIHRNLRLLIDIVGLISVFMIIETIIQSTPLLREPPQSITSPEVMAFLLWIMLAITMIAVSTLIAHRLREKLAKTWED, from the coding sequence ATGTCTAAGTCTGACGAACGGCCTATGAGGTTTCTCGTGATATGCGTCGATAGAGACGACGACCTAGGGGTTAAAACCGGGATAAAGTCCCCTGTCATCGGTAAGGAGAATGTTCTCGAAGCAGGCTTGAAGCTGATAATGACCGATCCTGAGGAAGCCGACGCTAATACGATGTTCGAAGCTGTGCGTATAATGGAGAACCTACAAGCTAAAGATAAGGAAAACGTCTACGAAGTCGCGGTTTTGACAGGCTCTAGGGAAGACGACATCGAAGCCGACAGAAGGATCTCCGAGGGACTGAGGCAGATTTTAGAGGTTTACCCGGCAGATGCTGTTATACTCGTTTCAGACGGCTACACAGACCAGCAGGTCTTTCCGATAATACAGTCGCAAGTCCCGATAATCTCTGTAAGACGTTTCGCAGTTAAACACAGTCAATCCCTTGAAACCAGCTGGTATATAATCACAAGATACCTGAGCATGCTTCTTCAGGATCCGAGATATACCAAATGGACGCTTGGATTGCCCGGTATAATAGTCCTGTTTCTCTCGATACTCTACGTGTTGACGCTTTTCTATCCTGAGATCCCGTTACTCCCATACACCACCGCGGCGGTTTTGATAATCGTCGGGTTAACACTATTTATCAAGGGTTTCGAGATCGACAAATCCATAAGCTACGTTTTCTCAGAAGTAGCCTCTAGACCGTCGATTTTGATAAGGGTCTTCGGCTATGTAGCCGGCATAATAATATGCGGTCTAGGTGTCTCGCAAGGCTTCTCCTCGGTGGCGGAGAACGTACCTCTAGAAAGCCTGACGGATATTCAGATGTTCATGAAATACTTCAACGTAATAATCGCGAGTTTCATAGAGGGAGTTTCAAGCTTCCTCCTCATGGGGTTCTCGGTCATGTTAGCCGGGAGAGCACTGTTCGATTATATACATAGAAACCTGAGGCTTCTGATAGATATAGTAGGACTGATATCTGTTTTCATGATCATAGAGACGATCATACAATCTACGCCTCTACTCAGAGAGCCTCCCCAATCCATAACAAGTCCGGAGGTCATGGCTTTCTTACTATGGATAATGCTTGCGATAACCATGATAGCGGTTTCCACCCTCATAGCTCATAGACTAAGGGAGAAGCTAGCTAAGACATGGGAGGATTGA
- a CDS encoding Snf7 family protein, translating into MKKWEKGGRIFQRTPLKKRLTMAIHRLKVQYSRVEGAAMRMSRHEKELFEKCVNAQMKGDSARAALYANECAEARKMSKIVLGAQLALEKAILRLETVHQLGETAAAIIPVARILKAVQKDLAGVIPEVSYEIGVISDEIGKMVVEVGEATGMVVDMEAASEEAKKILEEASAVAEQRLKEKLPELPTIPAPDTSTPTPGH; encoded by the coding sequence ATGAAAAAATGGGAGAAAGGTGGGAGGATATTTCAAAGAACCCCTCTGAAGAAGAGGCTTACCATGGCTATACATAGGCTTAAGGTGCAGTATTCCAGGGTCGAAGGAGCAGCTATGCGGATGAGTAGGCATGAGAAGGAACTTTTCGAGAAATGTGTGAACGCTCAGATGAAGGGGGACTCTGCTAGAGCGGCTCTCTACGCGAACGAGTGCGCCGAGGCGCGTAAGATGTCTAAGATAGTTTTAGGAGCTCAGCTTGCCCTGGAGAAAGCTATACTCAGGCTTGAAACGGTTCATCAGTTGGGTGAAACGGCCGCTGCGATCATCCCCGTGGCACGTATCCTTAAAGCAGTTCAGAAAGACCTGGCTGGGGTTATACCTGAAGTCAGCTATGAAATCGGTGTCATAAGCGACGAGATCGGTAAAATGGTCGTCGAGGTCGGTGAGGCGACCGGTATGGTCGTCGACATGGAAGCCGCCAGCGAGGAGGCCAAAAAGATACTCGAAGAGGCCTCTGCGGTAGCCGAGCAGAGGCTCAAGGAGAAGCTTCCAGAGCTTCCTACGATCCCTGCTCCAGACACATCTACGCCGACACCTGGGCATTAG
- a CDS encoding S-adenosyl-l-methionine hydroxide adenosyltransferase family protein, which translates to MRNLITLLTDFGLSDPYPAAMKAVILRINPRAVIVDITHSIDKFNVRMGAFILAHLVEYFPEGSIHVGVVDPGVGTARRPLIVECDRGILVGPDNGLLIPAAKRLGLKRVYEILEDKVRIGRISHTFHGRDLFAPAAARLSIGERPEHLGELSRDYVDLKIPRPTLNGECIHGEVLYVDGFGNVVTNIDEEMLKKLSIGRGSQLLTETDSRKFKIKLVKAYGEVGPGTPLAIIDSFRMLELAVNMGNGGRFFGLKPGDKLVVRAV; encoded by the coding sequence ATGAGAAACCTGATAACCCTGCTTACAGACTTCGGCTTATCAGACCCATACCCGGCCGCTATGAAGGCTGTGATCCTGAGGATAAACCCTAGAGCCGTGATAGTAGACATAACCCATTCCATAGATAAATTCAACGTCAGAATGGGAGCTTTCATACTAGCCCACCTCGTGGAGTATTTCCCAGAGGGAAGTATACACGTAGGAGTGGTGGACCCGGGTGTCGGAACTGCTAGAAGACCGCTGATAGTGGAGTGCGATAGAGGCATTCTCGTGGGACCAGACAACGGTCTCCTGATACCCGCAGCGAAGAGGCTGGGGCTGAAACGTGTCTATGAAATCTTAGAGGATAAGGTGCGTATAGGACGGATTTCGCATACTTTTCACGGAAGAGACCTGTTCGCTCCTGCCGCGGCTAGGCTCTCCATAGGTGAGAGACCTGAGCACCTCGGAGAACTATCTCGAGATTACGTCGACCTTAAAATCCCCAGGCCCACGCTTAACGGAGAATGTATCCACGGAGAAGTCCTCTACGTCGACGGGTTTGGAAACGTAGTCACAAATATAGATGAGGAAATGCTTAAAAAGCTGAGTATCGGTAGGGGTAGCCAGCTTCTTACAGAGACGGATTCGCGGAAGTTCAAAATCAAATTAGTGAAGGCATATGGAGAAGTTGGTCCAGGCACTCCATTGGCTATAATCGATAGCTTCAGAATGCTTGAGCTAGCCGTCAACATGGGTAACGGTGGCAGATTTTTCGGACTTAAACCCGGCGACAAGCTTGTCGTCAGGGCGGTTTAG
- a CDS encoding class I SAM-dependent RNA methyltransferase — protein sequence MLNVMATLPPGLEEEACKELRRFNVKIQEVRRLRGRIFFECHESEVVRLNYWSRCLERIVVLLLRCEVESLEEIYRRVRGVEFSRWIDSKQSFAIRASRIGSHPYTSMDIAREAGRAVIDSYLSSKGVRLRVDLDEPDVIVRVYQVKNELIVGIDTTGDWALHKRGYRVYDHPAALNPCIASAMIIASNWKPSYSLIDPMCGGGTIPIEAALKGLNIPPARFRRKPLALSKLKVFQTYLEAFSAEEFCPDGPMLDIWGLDISPKHVAGAVQNSKAAGVDKAIKFLVGDVARLKKIFDRGFDFSVVNPPYGLRSSSPRALTRLYNGLASSMAKLLEKRLVTITHRVGIIREALLSNGFEIEFEKPVKHGDLPCWVLSAKPP from the coding sequence ATGCTTAACGTCATGGCTACCCTACCGCCTGGGCTTGAAGAGGAAGCATGTAAAGAGCTTAGAAGGTTTAACGTCAAAATCCAGGAGGTTCGGAGGCTTCGAGGTAGGATATTCTTCGAATGCCATGAGTCGGAGGTCGTTAGGTTAAACTACTGGTCTAGATGCCTCGAGAGGATCGTTGTTTTACTTCTCAGATGCGAAGTTGAAAGTCTAGAAGAGATATATAGGCGCGTCAGAGGCGTGGAGTTTAGCCGTTGGATAGATAGCAAACAGAGCTTTGCGATAAGGGCTTCTAGAATAGGCTCCCATCCATATACGTCTATGGACATAGCCCGCGAAGCCGGGAGAGCTGTCATAGACAGCTACCTATCTTCTAAAGGTGTCAGGTTAAGGGTCGACTTGGATGAGCCTGACGTGATCGTGAGGGTTTACCAGGTCAAAAACGAGCTGATAGTGGGCATAGATACGACGGGAGACTGGGCTCTACATAAGCGCGGCTACCGGGTCTACGACCACCCCGCTGCGTTAAACCCTTGCATAGCCTCAGCCATGATAATAGCCTCGAACTGGAAACCCAGCTATAGTTTGATAGACCCCATGTGCGGAGGAGGCACGATCCCGATAGAGGCGGCTCTAAAGGGCTTGAATATCCCACCGGCTAGATTCAGGCGAAAACCCTTAGCCCTATCGAAACTTAAAGTCTTTCAGACGTATCTCGAAGCTTTTTCGGCCGAGGAGTTCTGTCCGGATGGTCCCATGCTCGATATATGGGGTCTAGACATAAGCCCTAAACACGTAGCCGGTGCCGTTCAAAATTCTAAAGCCGCCGGTGTCGATAAGGCGATCAAGTTTCTAGTCGGTGACGTCGCGAGACTTAAGAAGATATTCGATAGAGGCTTCGACTTCTCTGTAGTAAACCCTCCTTATGGGTTGAGGTCTTCGTCACCCAGGGCTTTGACGAGACTTTATAACGGTTTAGCATCGTCCATGGCTAAGCTCTTGGAGAAACGGCTTGTAACGATAACTCATAGGGTCGGGATTATACGTGAAGCCCTCTTATCAAACGGTTTCGAGATAGAATTCGAGAAGCCTGTTAAACACGGAGACTTACCTTGCTGGGTTTTATCAGCTAAACCGCCCTGA